DNA from Rhinatrema bivittatum chromosome 16, aRhiBiv1.1, whole genome shotgun sequence:
TTCCTCTGGTCTATAATGCCTGTAATACTAATCAGGCAGCTGCCATTTTGTGGTCCAAATGAGATTAATCATTTCCTGTGTGATCCGGGGCCACTGCTGGAACTCTCTTGCCTGAGGGACTATGCGACAGAAGTGACTTGTTCAGTATGGAGCTCATTGACACTCCTGGGTACCTTTTCCTCCACCTTCATCTCTTATGCTTTCATTATAAAAACTATCATAAGAATCCCTTCGGCATCAGGGCGTCGTAAGGCCTTTTCGACCTGTGCTTCCCATCTCACTGTGGTGATCACTTTCTTTGGATGcgttatgtatatgtatatgagaCCCTCAGGCAACCATCCAATTGATGTAGACAAGGCAGTGATTGTGTTCTATACTGTTGTGACTCCTTTGCTGAATCCAATAATCTACACCTTGAGGAACAAGGAGGTCTTGAATGCCGTGAAGAAGATTGTGTTACGTCTTTAACAGTAACTCAAAATGTCTAGATAATTTTTATCAGGTTTTCTTAGTGGTatgcacagacttttttttttcattttatttcttatttttgttttatcttttgttttatttcattttttgcttgtttcattgaatttcatttatttaaagcaaaaaaaaaaaaaaacgtgaaaCAACAAACACAATTTTAGAAAGGAAAAAtatgaaaggaaaaacaaaacaaaaagattggGCTCtttggatcaaaaaaaaaaaatctcctcacCCTCTTGATTGAACCTTTCTCCCTACCCATTCGAGTAAATCCctggttgctcctgccctgccagagGTATTATATGCTTAgaaatggcaccattttgtacaAAAAGCAAAAATGATGTTGATAGCTTTGGTCTGCCAGCACCATTTCCAAGTGAATAATGGGGATCGCTTCTGCCATGTGAAGAAAATGAATTATATGATGAGATGGTTCAGGGGTAGGGGGATTAAAGGGGAGGAAGCCAGGAGGGATTTTTATGTGAGAGGCAgcaaaaagtttaaaacaaaataaatgaaattgtgttcattttccttccctttttaaaaatgaaacaattttgaaaatttcactaacattttccatttcatttccaaCAATGAAGTTTTATCCTCACTGAATCTGCAGTATTCCAAGAATGTCGTCCTTTTTGCTTTAGTAGCTGATAAATTCATGCTCCATAATACAGAAAAAGAGTGAggattaaaaaaatggaaaatgttgtgAAAAGCCAAGGTAGCTACATTTAAAGAGGATCCAAAAAAAATGACATAACAATTAAGataattctaaaaaataaaaagaatataaaaaagtaCTGGATTGCTcagaaaaaacataaacaataaaaatatatttctttcatATACTACTAAAATTCATTGACTACAGTCAGTAAATAGAGGTCAGTCTCTCTTCTTAACACTGAGCAGGTATTAACAGATGACTACTAGTTACAATTGTCTGGAAAGTTTTCATTCCActttgtatttcctttttttaCAGAGCTCTCAACAGGAGAATGTGAACTCTGAAATTCTGACTCCCCTTTCTCAGCTACAGTC
Protein-coding regions in this window:
- the LOC115078312 gene encoding olfactory receptor 11H6-like: MRRGNQTEVKEFILLGLSSNQRVQAALFILFLVVYTLTLVGNTITIMLAWSDPRLHKPMYFFLSNFSFVEIWYTTTTVPKMLSDLLSKSKTISITGCFLQFYFFFSLGTTECFILAIMGYDRYLAICHPLRYNMLMSSKICSCLAATCWIIGFLWSIMPVILIRQLPFCGPNEINHFLCDPGPLLELSCLRDYATEVTCSVWSSLTLLGTFSSTFISYAFIIKTIIRIPSASGRRKAFSTCASHLTVVITFFGCVMYMYMRPSGNHPIDVDKAVIVFYTVVTPLLNPIIYTLRNKEVLNAVKKIVLRL